Proteins encoded within one genomic window of Cytophagia bacterium CHB2:
- the murG gene encoding undecaprenyldiphospho-muramoylpentapeptide beta-N-acetylglucosaminyltransferase, translated as MTANVEPAAPELRLMFAGGGTGGHLYPAIAIAEAFRQRVSSVRMLFIGTERGLEARVLPSLGYRLELVPVRGLLRKLTWSNLMVPVDLMRSVRQCRRLLREFQPHLVIGTGGYVSGPALLAARLSGRKFVIQEQNSFPGLANRMFGNHADAVFLSFEESRKYFRKQHHVQVVGNPVRSNLQARTPEMRQQAAQKWRLHADKTTLFVFGGSQGARRINEAMVELLPRLAQLPGLQVLWVTGPSHFERIAALTQQQAVRAVPYIDDMNLAYALADFVLCRAGATTIFELMLCGLPSILIPFPFATADHQTFNARALEYAGAAIVVLEKDLRAEVLFNMINTLARDTHARRKMAKAAHKHARPNAAAEIVEVCMNLIEQKN; from the coding sequence GTGACCGCAAACGTTGAGCCCGCGGCGCCGGAGTTGCGCCTGATGTTTGCCGGCGGCGGCACCGGCGGCCATCTGTATCCTGCGATCGCGATTGCCGAGGCGTTCAGGCAACGCGTTTCATCCGTGCGAATGCTGTTCATCGGCACCGAGCGCGGGCTTGAGGCGCGCGTGTTGCCGAGTTTGGGTTATCGGTTGGAGCTTGTGCCCGTGCGCGGCCTGCTGCGCAAATTGACCTGGAGCAACCTCATGGTTCCGGTTGATCTCATGCGCAGCGTGAGGCAATGCCGAAGGTTGTTGCGTGAATTTCAGCCGCATCTCGTCATCGGAACGGGCGGTTATGTCAGCGGCCCGGCGTTGCTCGCCGCCCGCCTCAGCGGAAGAAAATTTGTGATACAAGAACAAAACAGCTTTCCCGGTTTGGCCAATCGCATGTTCGGCAATCATGCGGATGCCGTGTTTCTGAGCTTCGAGGAAAGCCGAAAATATTTTCGCAAACAGCATCACGTGCAGGTGGTGGGCAACCCGGTACGCAGCAATTTGCAGGCACGCACACCGGAAATGCGGCAACAAGCCGCTCAAAAATGGCGGTTGCACGCCGATAAAACGACATTGTTCGTATTCGGCGGCAGTCAAGGCGCGCGCCGCATCAATGAAGCGATGGTCGAGCTGTTGCCGCGCCTGGCACAATTGCCCGGGTTGCAAGTGTTGTGGGTTACCGGGCCGAGCCATTTCGAACGAATCGCAGCACTGACACAACAACAAGCCGTGCGCGCCGTGCCCTATATCGACGATATGAATTTGGCGTATGCCCTCGCAGATTTCGTGCTCTGCCGCGCCGGCGCCACCACCATTTTTGAATTGATGCTGTGCGGGCTGCCGTCGATACTGATTCCGTTTCCGTTTGCGACGGCGGACCATCAAACCTTCAATGCGCGCGCATTGGAATATGCAGGCGCCGCCATTGTCGTGTTGGAAAAAGACCTGCGGGCTGAGGTTTTGTTTAACATGATAAACACGCTTGCAAGGGACACGCATGCTCGGCGGAAGATGGCAAAAGCTGCCCACAAACACGCGCGGCCCAACGCCGCGGCTGAAATCGTCGAGGTGTGTATGAATTTAATTGAGCAAAAAAACTGA
- a CDS encoding cell division protein FtsA has protein sequence MVLDYICALDIGTTKICALIAEVDEHGQLKIIGMGTAPSEGLRRGVVINLERTVNSILRAKNEAERMAGVEIQAVYTGIAGDHIRSVNGRGVVAVTGEDHVITLEDR, from the coding sequence ATGGTACTCGACTACATTTGCGCGCTGGACATCGGCACAACCAAAATTTGTGCGCTGATTGCTGAAGTCGATGAGCACGGCCAGCTCAAGATTATCGGCATGGGCACGGCGCCGTCCGAAGGGCTGCGCCGCGGTGTCGTCATCAATCTCGAACGCACGGTCAATTCCATTCTGCGCGCGAAAAACGAGGCCGAGCGCATGGCCGGCGTCGAGATTCAAGCCGTTTACACCGGCATTGCCGGGGATCATATTCGCAGCGTCAACGGCCGCGGTGTGGTTGCGGTGACCGGCGAGGATCACGTCATCACGCTTGAAGATCG
- a CDS encoding FtsQ-type POTRA domain-containing protein yields MISPRYSKLFFFTTTFLLSGLHLQNWVGADASFTVQRVAVKGNSFLSAETILKTAQVPQGERTYRVDVTQIEEQLETLPFVEEVQVSRIFPSTVQIYVKEREAIALLSAKGLSPIAANGEVLPQVEAGVRLDLPVVSGVSFKQDNSKRVLSEAGKFLCDFISVLRTQNPVMYHDVSEFHLDGKGNLVLFLYSHGVPVYLGKQQWLERCDRLQTVLQQLPHNGNGLAAIDLRFENQVVTRRT; encoded by the coding sequence ATGATTTCGCCACGCTACAGCAAGCTTTTCTTTTTCACGACGACATTCTTGTTGAGCGGCTTGCATTTGCAGAATTGGGTTGGCGCGGATGCCAGTTTTACGGTGCAGCGCGTCGCCGTCAAAGGCAACTCGTTCTTGAGCGCTGAAACGATTTTAAAAACCGCGCAAGTGCCGCAAGGCGAGCGCACGTATCGCGTCGATGTTACACAAATCGAAGAGCAGCTCGAAACCTTGCCGTTTGTGGAAGAAGTGCAGGTCAGCCGCATTTTCCCCTCGACCGTCCAGATTTACGTCAAAGAACGCGAGGCGATCGCCCTGTTGAGCGCGAAAGGCCTAAGCCCGATTGCCGCCAACGGAGAAGTCTTGCCGCAAGTCGAAGCCGGCGTGCGCCTGGATTTGCCGGTGGTGTCCGGCGTGTCGTTCAAACAAGACAATTCCAAAAGAGTATTGTCAGAAGCAGGCAAATTTCTTTGTGATTTTATCAGCGTGTTGCGCACACAAAATCCGGTGATGTATCACGACGTTTCCGAGTTTCATCTTGACGGCAAGGGCAATCTGGTTTTGTTTCTTTATTCTCACGGCGTTCCGGTTTATTTGGGCAAGCAGCAATGGTTGGAACGCTGTGATCGTTTGCAAACCGTGTTGCAGCAATTGCCGCACAATGGAAACGGCCTGGCCGCGATCGATTTGCGCTTTGAAAATCAAGTCGTGACGCGAAGAACATGA